One Tolypothrix bouteillei VB521301 DNA window includes the following coding sequences:
- a CDS encoding tetratricopeptide repeat protein encodes MALVLYCHKLPKPYNFTSMFNLVLASGYYVSGYICYSLGDYLTAIDSYSQAIQLYSQDATVYFNRGISRLMTEDYQGAVEDFNQAIQISPQYFQAYAERGFARAMIGEHESALEDCNRSIHLYPNYTRALYGRAIAHSYDGNYQKAIEDFTQIARLEPSIYAYYNLGVQQYLLGNYSQAIKNLTQGLDLNPNLSTAYYFRGNACYELGDEQGAFDEFQEAIQLEATGANNIFYEKDEHGFYGRGLAQHRLGNREEAIQNLQKAAEISMQHQNMTFHQKVMDASAEIQA; translated from the coding sequence ATGGCTCTAGTTCTTTACTGTCACAAACTACCAAAACCTTACAACTTCACTTCCATGTTTAACCTCGTACTTGCTTCTGGTTACTATGTGTCTGGCTATATATGCTATAGTTTGGGTGACTATTTAACTGCTATAGACAGTTACAGTCAAGCGATTCAATTATATTCGCAAGATGCCACAGTTTATTTCAACCGGGGAATATCTCGGTTAATGACTGAGGATTATCAAGGTGCAGTAGAAGATTTTAACCAGGCTATTCAAATATCTCCGCAATACTTCCAAGCTTATGCTGAAAGAGGGTTTGCTCGTGCCATGATTGGCGAACATGAAAGTGCTCTTGAAGATTGCAATCGTTCAATTCACTTATATCCCAACTATACTCGAGCTTTGTATGGACGAGCCATAGCTCATTCTTATGATGGTAACTATCAAAAAGCAATTGAAGATTTTACTCAAATCGCTCGCTTAGAACCATCTATTTATGCTTACTACAATCTAGGTGTTCAGCAATATTTACTGGGCAATTATTCCCAAGCTATTAAGAATTTAACCCAAGGATTAGATTTAAATCCTAATTTGAGTACTGCTTACTATTTTAGAGGAAATGCTTGTTATGAATTAGGAGATGAGCAAGGCGCTTTTGATGAATTTCAGGAGGCAATACAACTTGAAGCTACAGGTGCAAATAATATTTTTTATGAAAAAGACGAGCATGGTTTTTATGGGCGAGGTTTAGCTCAACATCGCCTGGGAAATCGGGAAGAGGCTATTCAGAATCTACAAAAAGCGGCTGAAATTTCTATGCAGCATCAAAATATGACATTTCATCAAAAAGTAATGGACGCGAGCGCAGAAATCCAAGCATAA
- the serA gene encoding phosphoglycerate dehydrogenase, translating into MSKVLVSDPIDQVGVDILSQVATVDVKTGLKPEELIEIIGEYDALMIRSGTRVTQEIIEAGTQLKIIGRAGVGVDNVDVPAATRKGIVVVNSPEGNTIAAAEHALAMMLSLSRHIPDANASVKSGEWDRKTFVGAEVYKKTLGIVGLGKIGSHVAAVAKAMGMKLLAYDPFISTERAEQIGCQLVELDLLLQQADYITLHIPKTPETTHLINTERLSKMKPSARIINCARGGIIDEEALAVAIKEGKISGAALDVFEKEPIGESSLKALGKEVVLTPHLGASTTEAQVNVAIDVAEQIRDVLLGLPARSAVNIPGLNPDVIEELKPYMQLAETLGNLVGQLAGGRVELLNIRLQGELATNRSQPLVVASLKGLLYKALRERVNYVNASIEAKERGIRVIETRDAAVQDYAGSLHLEATGSLGTHAVTGALLGDGEIRLTNLDGFPINVPPSQHMLFTLHRDMPGIIGKLGSLLGSFNVNIASMQVGRKIVRGDAVMVLSLDDPLPDGILSEITKVPGIRDAYTVTL; encoded by the coding sequence ATGTCTAAGGTTCTTGTCTCCGATCCAATCGATCAAGTTGGGGTTGATATCTTATCCCAAGTTGCCACAGTAGATGTTAAAACAGGGTTAAAACCAGAGGAACTCATAGAAATCATTGGTGAGTATGATGCACTTATGATTCGCTCTGGAACCCGTGTCACCCAAGAAATTATTGAAGCCGGCACCCAGTTAAAAATTATTGGTCGCGCTGGCGTTGGTGTTGATAATGTTGATGTCCCTGCAGCTACGCGCAAAGGAATTGTGGTTGTCAATTCCCCTGAGGGAAATACAATTGCTGCTGCGGAACACGCACTGGCAATGATGTTGTCCTTGTCACGCCACATTCCCGATGCCAATGCATCGGTAAAAAGCGGGGAGTGGGATCGCAAAACTTTTGTTGGTGCTGAAGTTTACAAGAAAACTTTAGGTATTGTAGGCTTGGGCAAAATTGGCTCCCATGTTGCGGCTGTTGCCAAAGCAATGGGAATGAAACTGCTAGCTTATGACCCCTTCATCTCTACAGAAAGGGCAGAACAAATCGGGTGTCAATTGGTAGAGCTAGATTTGTTATTGCAGCAAGCAGATTACATCACCCTGCACATCCCGAAAACACCAGAAACTACGCATTTAATCAACACTGAAAGATTGTCAAAGATGAAACCCAGCGCCCGTATTATTAACTGCGCTCGTGGCGGCATCATTGATGAAGAGGCTTTAGCGGTTGCCATTAAAGAGGGGAAAATTTCTGGTGCTGCATTGGATGTTTTTGAGAAAGAACCCATAGGGGAATCATCCTTAAAGGCATTGGGTAAAGAAGTTGTTCTCACCCCACATTTGGGAGCTTCTACAACAGAAGCACAAGTGAATGTGGCGATAGACGTTGCCGAACAAATTCGAGATGTATTGTTAGGGTTACCCGCACGTTCGGCAGTCAATATCCCCGGACTCAATCCCGATGTCATAGAAGAACTCAAACCCTACATGCAGCTAGCAGAAACCCTGGGCAACCTGGTGGGACAGTTAGCAGGCGGACGGGTGGAATTGCTCAATATCCGACTCCAAGGAGAACTTGCAACAAACAGGAGTCAGCCCCTAGTTGTGGCATCCTTAAAAGGATTGCTTTACAAAGCACTGCGGGAACGGGTAAATTACGTAAATGCCAGTATTGAGGCAAAAGAGCGGGGAATCCGCGTGATTGAAACGCGAGATGCGGCAGTACAAGATTATGCCGGCTCTTTGCATTTAGAAGCGACTGGTTCTCTGGGTACTCATGCTGTGACTGGTGCTTTGTTAGGTGATGGAGAAATCAGACTGACCAACTTGGATGGTTTCCCAATTAACGTCCCCCCCAGTCAGCATATGTTGTTTACCCTGCACCGAGATATGCCAGGGATTATTGGCAAACTGGGTTCCCTATTGGGCAGTTTTAATGTCAATATTGCCAGTATGCAAGTAGGTCGCAAAATCGTTCGCGGTGATGCTGTCATGGTTCTCAGCCTTGATGACCCCCTACCCGATGGGATTTTGTCTGAAATTACCAAAGTCCCAGGAATTCGGGATGCGTATACGGTAACACTTTAA
- a CDS encoding Rpn family recombination-promoting nuclease/putative transposase — MFDNVCKFLAENFSTDFASWLIGEPVPLTELSPSELSLEPIRADALILLESPEVVLHLEFQTKPDIEIPFRMIDYRVRVYRRFPQKGMHQVVIYLKQTDSEEVYKNTFSIPGTRHEFNVIRLWEQPKEVLSPYVGLLPLTVLCKADDRERTLREVAQEIDGINDRRQQSNVAAATAILAGLVLNKDLIKRVLKKDIMKESVIYQDIWDEAKTKGREEGREEGREEGREEGREEGREEGIRKVAVNLLKNGITPEDVVKFTGLSLEQVQSLRAQLD, encoded by the coding sequence ATGTTTGATAACGTTTGCAAATTTCTAGCGGAAAATTTCTCAACTGACTTTGCCTCTTGGTTAATTGGAGAACCAGTCCCTTTAACCGAGTTAAGTCCAAGCGAACTATCTCTTGAACCAATTCGTGCCGATGCACTGATTCTATTGGAGTCACCAGAGGTTGTACTTCATTTAGAGTTCCAGACTAAACCCGATATAGAGATACCATTTCGCATGATAGACTATCGAGTGCGAGTCTATCGTCGCTTTCCTCAAAAGGGAATGCATCAAGTGGTAATTTACTTAAAACAGACGGATTCAGAAGAGGTTTATAAAAATACGTTTTCTATTCCTGGTACTCGCCATGAATTTAATGTGATTCGCCTTTGGGAACAACCAAAAGAGGTATTGTCACCGTATGTAGGTTTATTGCCATTGACCGTGTTGTGTAAAGCTGACGATCGCGAACGAACGCTGAGGGAGGTAGCACAAGAAATAGATGGTATTAACGATCGACGCCAACAAAGCAACGTAGCTGCGGCAACAGCAATCTTAGCCGGTTTAGTATTAAATAAGGACTTGATTAAAAGAGTTTTGAAAAAGGACATTATGAAAGAATCGGTTATTTATCAAGATATCTGGGATGAAGCTAAAACTAAAGGTCGCGAAGAAGGTCGCGAAGAAGGTCGCGAAGAAGGTCGCGAAGAAGGTCGCGAAGAAGGTCGCGAAGAGGGGATTCGGAAAGTAGCTGTTAATTTACTGAAAAATGGCATCACACCTGAAGATGTGGTCAAGTTTACGGGGTTATCTCTCGAACAGGTACAGTCTTTAAGAGCACAATTAGATTAA
- the aroQ gene encoding type II 3-dehydroquinate dehydratase yields MQGLSSTSLSILVLHGPNLNLLGHREPGIYGSLTLAEINRILEDEGAKVQAKIYPIQSNHEGALVDSIHEAQGQHHGILINAGAYTHTSVALRDAIAAVNLPTVEVHLSNIYRREEFRHHSYIAPVVIGQISGFGARSYTLGLQALVYHLREL; encoded by the coding sequence GTGCAAGGCTTGTCATCAACCTCCCTGAGTATTCTAGTATTGCACGGACCCAACCTTAATCTTCTCGGACACAGAGAGCCAGGAATTTATGGCTCGCTGACACTAGCCGAAATCAATCGGATTTTGGAAGATGAAGGCGCAAAAGTGCAAGCAAAAATTTATCCAATACAATCAAACCATGAAGGTGCTTTAGTAGACTCTATTCATGAAGCACAGGGGCAACATCATGGAATATTGATTAATGCTGGCGCGTACACCCATACAAGTGTGGCATTACGAGATGCGATCGCTGCTGTTAATTTACCGACAGTAGAAGTGCATTTAAGTAACATCTACCGCAGGGAAGAGTTTCGCCATCACTCGTATATAGCTCCAGTGGTTATTGGACAAATTAGCGGATTTGGTGCGCGAAGCTATACGTTGGGTTTACAAGCGTTAGTGTACCACCTAAGAGAATTATGA
- a CDS encoding DUF445 domain-containing protein has product MDWSHLWLYVSPPVAGGIIGYFTNDIAIKMLFRPYRAIYIGGRRVPFTPGLIPRNQERLAKNISNTIMGSLLTPEELQNLARRLLQPERVQGGILWLLRLALDQIKSDREQKTAKILSGILRDLLGESLPRLLKVLARREDFLEAQINQIFDLILLEFQLTDEQATRLADWLLQVVIPPDVLRQAVIDFLTDRTIQAIDESFREKTSGTYWVVANLFGLRNTLSRLRTYCLDEKDATNARLQELIRELQVRDRLKKFLQDLSLQNLPVGTVRQLRKTTRDSVRQYLQTKGSDLLQGLSGSVDWEHIAMLLVNRLGTSPVVNASLEVVSKELALILERYLERDLEAIVAQTIPILSIDQVIVDRVKSTSPADLEAAIEGIVKNELQAIVNLGGILGFVVGLFQTVLLLFSQSV; this is encoded by the coding sequence ATGGATTGGTCTCATCTTTGGCTTTATGTTTCTCCCCCTGTAGCAGGTGGAATTATTGGCTATTTTACTAACGACATAGCCATCAAAATGCTGTTTCGTCCCTACCGCGCAATCTATATCGGTGGGCGAAGAGTTCCATTTACCCCAGGACTAATTCCCCGCAACCAAGAACGGCTTGCTAAGAATATTTCCAACACGATCATGGGGTCGCTGCTGACTCCAGAGGAATTGCAAAATCTGGCGCGACGATTGTTGCAGCCCGAACGCGTACAAGGAGGAATTCTTTGGTTGCTGCGTTTGGCACTCGACCAGATTAAATCCGATCGCGAGCAGAAAACAGCTAAGATTTTGTCCGGAATATTGCGGGATTTATTAGGGGAGTCTTTACCGCGCCTGCTTAAGGTACTAGCAAGGCGAGAAGATTTTTTGGAAGCCCAGATTAATCAAATTTTTGACCTGATATTACTGGAATTTCAATTAACTGACGAACAAGCAACTCGTCTGGCTGATTGGCTGCTACAAGTGGTTATTCCTCCAGATGTCTTGCGACAAGCGGTAATTGATTTTTTGACAGATCGTACTATCCAAGCCATTGATGAAAGCTTTCGGGAAAAGACCAGCGGTACCTATTGGGTAGTCGCAAATCTATTTGGCTTGAGGAATACTCTCAGCCGCTTGCGGACTTACTGCTTGGATGAAAAAGATGCTACCAATGCTCGCTTGCAGGAGTTGATTAGAGAACTACAGGTGCGCGATCGCCTTAAGAAATTTTTACAAGACTTATCGTTACAAAACTTACCAGTTGGTACGGTACGCCAATTGCGAAAAACGACACGCGATAGTGTCCGCCAGTATTTACAAACAAAGGGGAGTGATTTACTCCAAGGATTAAGTGGCTCCGTGGACTGGGAGCATATAGCTATGTTGCTCGTTAACCGCCTTGGCACTTCTCCTGTTGTGAACGCTTCCTTAGAAGTTGTCAGTAAGGAACTCGCTCTGATTTTAGAGAGGTATTTGGAACGCGATTTAGAAGCTATAGTGGCTCAAACAATCCCTATTTTGTCAATCGATCAAGTGATCGTTGACCGAGTCAAATCGACTTCTCCTGCTGATTTAGAAGCAGCAATTGAAGGAATTGTCAAAAATGAATTGCAAGCAATTGTTAATTTAGGCGGTATTTTAGGCTTTGTTGTAGGTTTATTTCAAACAGTACTTTTACTGTTTAGTCAATCTGTCTAA
- a CDS encoding HD family phosphohydrolase, which produces MKTQQFFLSVTQKLIEWRRQYKELRHQSYILDNSETDKHQASISASSTQKTLKRQRGVYTVVLSCFNGKRSPVVFTIAVLSLTGVLGQKLYNQPQLQIGAIAPQTIKAPEEARIEDKHKTEEQRKAASTSSVPVLMVNPQINEDIQQNLQQILSEGNSIRSSLGNFPFFDTFILSVSTQRYVRSCSHWEWQALLIAVNNNKKHKQGLSNQENFNLGKEDLKANNLFRNPDFAQAVQELETYYLSTSEQNLSSLIAQITKVRQGYVEANTKLSDLIGAKPETVYDAKSLLDISDDDWAKTQVGIQKTAQRILTQGVPPGLPPYIIKDAVSLHVQSLVPKEAEPLALEVLLAVLKPNLQTDKLRTQLTAAKAVAGVKPVMVTVRKGELIVKRGEKITAFDFEVLEHYRLIRREINWQGLIQLGIIVTGAVGFFALLERRSRCKLRQSDRLLILLLTLSTPLTMTLGTPHTTWSAVGLLLGSFYGPSLAIAVIGLLSILLPIGLDVSKATLLAGTAAGILGSCMAQKLHSREELALLSVAIALTQGGVYLVLRLLLGAALGVFPYYTVIQNAVLFALSSLAWSIVALGLSPYLEKLFDLVTSIRLSELANPNRPLLKKLATETPGTFQHTLLVATLAEAAAKSLKCNVELVRAGALYHDIGKMHDPKAFIENQMGEPNKHDTEIKDPWKSAEIIKKHVSEGLVMARKHSLPSFIQAFIPEHQGTTQIAYFYHQAQQMAQADPSLTVDDADFRYEGPIPQSRETGIVMLADSCEAALRSLKEVSPEQALVMLNNILRAKWQEKQLEASGLTREEMSQIAEIFVQVWQQFHHKRIAYPKSK; this is translated from the coding sequence ATGAAAACGCAGCAATTTTTTTTGTCCGTGACCCAAAAATTGATTGAATGGCGACGACAGTACAAAGAGTTACGCCATCAGTCCTACATATTAGACAACAGCGAGACAGACAAACATCAAGCCTCGATCTCGGCGAGTTCAACTCAGAAAACCCTTAAACGACAACGTGGGGTTTATACAGTTGTTCTAAGTTGTTTTAACGGAAAACGTTCCCCTGTTGTTTTTACAATTGCAGTCCTATCCCTAACAGGAGTTTTAGGACAAAAATTATACAATCAACCACAGCTGCAAATTGGGGCTATTGCGCCACAAACCATTAAAGCACCCGAAGAAGCCAGAATCGAAGACAAGCACAAAACAGAAGAACAGCGCAAAGCCGCCAGTACAAGCTCCGTGCCCGTCTTGATGGTAAATCCACAAATTAATGAAGATATTCAGCAAAACCTACAACAAATTTTGAGTGAAGGCAACAGCATTCGCTCATCTCTGGGAAATTTTCCATTTTTTGATACTTTTATTTTATCTGTATCAACCCAGCGTTACGTGCGCTCGTGTTCTCATTGGGAATGGCAAGCCCTACTCATAGCTGTGAATAACAATAAAAAGCACAAGCAAGGGCTATCAAATCAAGAAAATTTTAACCTGGGAAAAGAGGATTTAAAAGCCAACAATTTGTTCCGCAATCCTGACTTTGCCCAAGCCGTGCAGGAATTAGAAACCTACTATTTGTCAACTTCAGAGCAAAACTTATCTTCTCTCATCGCTCAAATTACCAAAGTCCGTCAGGGGTATGTCGAAGCCAATACGAAACTTTCAGACCTGATAGGGGCTAAACCCGAAACAGTTTATGATGCAAAGTCACTTCTCGATATCTCAGATGATGATTGGGCAAAGACACAAGTGGGAATCCAGAAAACAGCACAAAGAATTCTCACCCAAGGTGTACCTCCTGGGCTTCCTCCTTACATTATCAAAGATGCAGTTAGTCTACACGTACAGAGTTTAGTACCCAAGGAAGCTGAACCTTTAGCGCTCGAAGTTTTGTTAGCGGTGCTGAAACCCAACCTTCAAACTGATAAACTACGAACGCAACTGACAGCAGCAAAAGCAGTGGCGGGTGTCAAACCCGTGATGGTGACTGTACGAAAAGGTGAGTTGATTGTTAAGAGGGGAGAAAAAATTACTGCGTTTGATTTTGAAGTTTTAGAGCACTATCGCCTAATTCGTCGGGAAATTAACTGGCAAGGATTGATACAACTTGGCATAATCGTGACTGGGGCAGTTGGCTTTTTTGCTCTTTTAGAACGGCGAAGTCGGTGTAAATTACGGCAAAGCGATCGCCTGCTCATACTACTGCTAACACTCAGTACGCCATTAACGATGACTCTAGGTACGCCACATACAACTTGGAGCGCAGTTGGTTTGTTATTGGGTAGCTTTTACGGACCTAGTTTGGCAATCGCAGTCATAGGATTACTGTCAATATTGCTACCCATTGGTTTAGATGTAAGTAAAGCAACTCTTTTAGCTGGGACAGCCGCAGGGATTTTAGGCAGTTGCATGGCGCAAAAACTCCATTCCCGTGAAGAACTAGCGCTTTTAAGTGTTGCGATCGCACTCACTCAAGGCGGTGTTTATTTAGTTCTCAGACTGCTACTGGGTGCAGCATTGGGTGTTTTTCCTTATTATACAGTTATCCAAAATGCTGTATTGTTTGCCTTATCCAGTTTAGCGTGGAGTATTGTGGCATTGGGGTTAAGCCCGTATTTAGAAAAACTCTTCGATCTGGTAACTTCAATCCGGTTATCAGAATTAGCAAACCCCAACCGTCCTTTGTTAAAAAAACTAGCTACTGAAACTCCAGGGACTTTTCAACACACGCTCTTAGTTGCTACCCTTGCTGAGGCAGCCGCTAAATCTTTGAAATGTAATGTTGAACTTGTGCGAGCGGGTGCATTATATCACGATATCGGGAAAATGCACGACCCTAAGGCATTTATTGAAAATCAAATGGGAGAACCCAACAAACACGATACAGAAATTAAAGACCCTTGGAAAAGTGCAGAAATTATTAAAAAGCACGTTAGCGAAGGTCTAGTGATGGCAAGAAAACACAGTTTACCTTCCTTCATTCAAGCATTTATTCCAGAACATCAGGGAACAACACAAATTGCGTATTTCTATCACCAAGCGCAACAAATGGCACAAGCAGACCCCAGTTTAACAGTCGATGACGCTGATTTTCGTTATGAAGGTCCCATCCCTCAATCAAGGGAAACAGGTATCGTCATGTTAGCAGATTCCTGCGAAGCCGCTTTGCGATCGCTCAAAGAAGTTTCTCCAGAGCAAGCTTTAGTCATGCTTAATAATATACTCCGAGCTAAGTGGCAGGAAAAACAATTAGAAGCATCAGGATTAACACGAGAAGAAATGTCTCAAATCGCGGAAATTTTCGTACAGGTTTGGCAACAATTTCATCACAAGCGAATTGCTTATCCTAAGTCAAAATAA
- a CDS encoding ADP-ribosylglycohydrolase family protein — translation MRYSLLNRCHGVLLGAIIGENTAFRNKDFGENGQEGSKEVLHWSQIATSYTESLIAFSRLEINACSRTQEQGRHLEDSLSMIPAVLPVVMFFHENLIKLRQNLIAIAEFWQSDPIIRDGMLAVSYTIAQSLTEKLTQATLIPQTISFLGETPTRLPQQLLKVKNLLESGAGLDSAQAELTREEKPGNAIAMALYCFLSTPEDFRLSVLRADRLGRYSKTIATLTGALSGAYNSTAGIPATWQISLERSNLAQKWQIASSYNMLRLTNTLMAVWSGVYDIARDSNEFGEEKTLVGSSFWSSSQAIAAPRVIRLR, via the coding sequence ATGCGTTATTCACTTTTAAATCGCTGCCATGGAGTTTTACTAGGGGCAATAATTGGGGAAAATACAGCTTTTAGGAATAAAGATTTTGGTGAAAACGGACAAGAGGGCTCCAAAGAAGTTTTGCATTGGAGTCAAATAGCAACTTCTTACACGGAAAGTTTGATTGCGTTTTCGCGTCTTGAAATTAACGCTTGCTCGCGGACGCAAGAGCAGGGAAGACACTTAGAAGATAGTTTGTCAATGATTCCCGCCGTTTTACCAGTGGTAATGTTTTTTCATGAAAATTTAATAAAGTTGCGCCAAAACTTGATAGCGATCGCGGAATTTTGGCAGAGCGATCCGATTATAAGAGATGGAATGCTAGCGGTAAGTTACACGATCGCTCAATCTCTAACGGAGAAACTGACCCAAGCTACCCTCATCCCCCAAACAATTTCTTTTTTGGGGGAAACACCAACAAGGTTGCCACAACAATTACTAAAAGTTAAGAATTTATTAGAGAGTGGAGCGGGGTTAGACAGCGCACAAGCTGAGTTAACAAGAGAAGAAAAGCCAGGAAACGCGATCGCTATGGCACTTTACTGTTTTCTCAGTACCCCAGAAGACTTTCGTCTTTCCGTTTTACGAGCAGATAGGTTGGGTCGTTACTCAAAAACAATCGCTACACTAACGGGTGCTTTATCAGGAGCGTATAACAGCACAGCAGGTATTCCCGCAACTTGGCAAATCTCACTCGAGCGTTCAAATTTAGCGCAAAAGTGGCAAATAGCTAGCTCTTATAATATGTTAAGATTGACAAACACACTTATGGCGGTATGGTCAGGAGTGTATGATATTGCTCGTGATTCAAACGAGTTTGGGGAAGAAAAGACTTTAGTAGGGTCGAGCTTCTGGTCGTCCTCACAAGCAATAGCAGCCCCTCGCGTCATTCGGCTGCGCTAG
- a CDS encoding TIGR00730 family Rossman fold protein: MKYICVFCASSMGAQPAYKQAAQQLGELLAKRQLSLVYGGAKVGLMGAIADATLAAGGEVIGVIPDFMVAKEIAHDGITQLHIVNSMHERKTMMSQIADAFVALPGGMGTLEEFSEILTWAQLGLHKKPCGVLNINGYYDSLLAFFDKAVTEELLRSVHRSLVLEASDPEKLLDLLANYQPQNVDKWIEKNVKP, translated from the coding sequence GTGAAATATATTTGTGTATTTTGTGCTTCTAGTATGGGAGCGCAACCAGCTTACAAACAAGCTGCTCAACAGTTAGGTGAATTGTTAGCAAAGCGACAGCTAAGTTTAGTTTACGGAGGTGCTAAAGTAGGACTAATGGGTGCGATCGCTGATGCCACTCTTGCAGCAGGAGGAGAAGTCATCGGTGTTATTCCAGACTTTATGGTCGCCAAAGAAATTGCTCATGATGGAATTACACAGCTCCATATTGTCAATTCCATGCACGAACGTAAAACCATGATGTCGCAGATTGCCGATGCTTTTGTGGCACTTCCTGGAGGGATGGGAACTCTCGAAGAGTTTAGTGAAATCTTAACGTGGGCGCAATTGGGATTGCACAAAAAGCCTTGTGGCGTACTCAATATAAATGGTTATTACGATTCTTTGCTAGCATTTTTTGATAAAGCAGTCACAGAAGAATTGTTAAGATCTGTCCACCGTTCTCTAGTTTTGGAAGCATCAGATCCAGAAAAATTACTGGATTTATTGGCAAATTATCAACCTCAAAATGTGGATAAGTGGATTGAAAAAAATGTCAAACCTTAA
- the ubiE gene encoding bifunctional demethylmenaquinone methyltransferase/2-methoxy-6-polyprenyl-1,4-benzoquinol methylase UbiE, whose translation MTNNDIRNIFNRIAPVYDRLNDWLSLGQHRIWKDMTVKWSGAKPGDTSLDLCCGSGDLSFVLARRTGSTGRVFGVDFSPELLEVAKSRAQSQSPRSPITWVEADVLNLPFDDNCFDAATMGYGLRNVTNIPQSLKELHRVLKKGSRAAILDFHRPNNPQMRAFQQWYLDNLVVPIASYMGVKDEYAYISPSLDRFPTGSEQVEIGRQVGFTTVTHYSLMNGMMGVLVLMKS comes from the coding sequence ATGACCAACAATGACATTCGTAATATTTTTAACCGTATTGCTCCCGTTTACGATCGCCTCAATGACTGGTTGAGTTTGGGACAGCATCGCATTTGGAAAGATATGACGGTGAAATGGAGCGGCGCTAAACCGGGCGATACAAGTCTCGATCTGTGCTGTGGAAGCGGAGATTTATCTTTTGTGCTAGCAAGGCGAACGGGAAGCACGGGGCGGGTTTTTGGAGTGGACTTTTCTCCAGAGTTACTAGAAGTGGCAAAATCTCGGGCTCAAAGTCAGTCTCCTCGCTCTCCCATCACTTGGGTAGAAGCTGATGTTTTAAATTTACCATTTGACGATAACTGCTTTGACGCCGCAACAATGGGTTATGGTTTAAGAAATGTAACAAATATTCCACAGAGCTTAAAAGAATTACATCGCGTCCTGAAAAAAGGTTCTAGAGCGGCAATTTTGGACTTTCACCGTCCCAACAATCCTCAAATGCGTGCTTTTCAGCAATGGTATTTGGACAATCTCGTGGTTCCCATAGCGAGCTATATGGGTGTCAAGGACGAATACGCTTATATTAGTCCCAGCCTTGACCGATTTCCCACAGGATCGGAACAAGTAGAGATTGGTCGTCAAGTTGGTTTTACCACTGTCACACACTACTCTCTTATGAACGGTATGATGGGAGTGCTAGTGCTTATGAAAAGTTAG
- the prmA gene encoding 50S ribosomal protein L11 methyltransferase produces the protein MANTWWEVQIQCEPALEESIFWRLENFGCRGTASEKKGSSFLVRSYLPQFQAHLLDLAALSLWLRQDALCMELPIPVVRWELIDEQDWASSWKQYWQPQEIGDRILINPAWLPVPENSERLIILLDPGVAFGTGNHATTQLCLESLEMRLSSVPESFTSQERANEDVVIADVGCGSGILSIGALLLGAKKAYAVDTDPLAVRSTIENRAMNGVNPESLIVAEGSVDVLTKLVPQPVDGIVCNILADVIISLAPEFSAIVKPSTWGIFSGILLEQSKAVADALEKHGWVVATLWKRKEWCCLNVRRS, from the coding sequence ATGGCAAACACTTGGTGGGAAGTACAAATTCAATGCGAACCTGCGCTAGAAGAGTCTATCTTTTGGCGTTTGGAAAATTTTGGCTGTCGTGGAACGGCTAGTGAAAAGAAAGGGAGCAGTTTTTTAGTACGCAGTTATTTGCCGCAGTTTCAAGCGCATCTTTTGGATTTGGCAGCGCTGTCACTGTGGTTGCGACAAGATGCTCTGTGTATGGAACTTCCCATACCTGTGGTGCGGTGGGAGTTAATTGATGAGCAGGATTGGGCAAGTAGTTGGAAGCAATATTGGCAACCACAGGAAATTGGCGATCGCATTTTAATCAATCCTGCATGGTTGCCAGTACCGGAAAATTCCGAACGTTTGATTATTCTTTTAGATCCCGGTGTAGCATTTGGTACGGGAAATCATGCTACAACTCAGTTGTGTTTGGAATCTTTAGAAATGCGACTGAGCAGCGTACCTGAATCTTTTACAAGTCAAGAGCGGGCAAACGAAGATGTGGTAATTGCGGATGTGGGTTGTGGTTCTGGTATCCTTTCTATAGGAGCGCTATTACTGGGAGCAAAGAAAGCCTACGCAGTGGATACCGATCCTTTAGCAGTCAGATCGACTATAGAAAATCGTGCCATGAATGGTGTCAACCCAGAAAGTTTAATCGTAGCGGAAGGAAGTGTAGACGTTTTAACAAAACTAGTTCCGCAGCCTGTGGATGGTATCGTTTGCAATATTTTGGCAGACGTTATTATTAGTTTGGCACCAGAGTTTAGTGCGATCGTCAAACCCAGTACTTGGGGAATTTTCAGTGGAATTTTACTCGAGCAATCTAAAGCTGTTGCTGATGCTTTAGAGAAACACGGTTGGGTTGTAGCTACTCTTTGGAAGCGCAAAGAATGGTGTTGCTTAAACGTGCGACGATCTTAA